In Marasmius oreades isolate 03SP1 chromosome 1, whole genome shotgun sequence, one DNA window encodes the following:
- a CDS encoding uncharacterized protein (CAZy:GH18) translates to MLALNLLLGALLVEWTCPIEASLLARSPVNINATILGNSKVAMAWYAGWHSTDFPLSKVSWEKYTHMAYAFGVTSPNPTEISLVDSDEELLPQFVKTAHQHNVKATLSIGGWTGSRYFSTNVGSPQNRSTFVKTLVDVVKKYELDGLDIDWEYPNRQGTGCNTINDSDTANLLSLLQELRKDPVGAKMVLSAATSIQPWNDTSGTPSTNLSAFAPVFDFITIMNYAVWGTTSAFAGPNAPLNDTCAAQNNRVGSAVSAVKAWSAVGIPLDKLVLGVPSYGQSFVVDRNDAGSATALASFPKFNAKAQHVGDKWDSPGGPDVCGNLVGPSGTYSFKGLMDAAYLNNDGSAKNGIWFKYDNCSQTPYVYDPQTQTLVSFDNADSFAAKGDFIKSTGLKGFAIWEAAGDYNDTLLDSILFSTANGNPNKPQPSGESPGSRTQGNSAIDLHSNKLILLFLTVVPTVLLKFIEQS, encoded by the exons ATGTTGGCTTTGAATCTGCTACTCGGAGCCCTGcttgtagaatggacctgtCCTATTGAAGCCTCGTTGCTTGCTCGATCACCTGTCAATATCAATGCAACAATTCTAGGCAATTCGAAAGTAGCGATGGCGTGGTACGCGGGATGGCATTCAACGGACTTTCCGTTGTCGAAAGTTAGCTGGGAGAAGTACACTCACATGGCATATGCGTTTGG TGTTACGTCTCCAAATCCCACTGAGATATCGCTTGTAGATTCGGATGAAGAGTTGTTACCGCAGTTTGTAAAGACAGCCCATCAACAT AATGTCAAAGCAACACTATCTATCGGCGGTTGGACCGGTTCGCGGTATTTTTCGACCAATGTCGGTTCTCCTCAAAACCGATCGACATTTGTTAAGACCCTTGTTGACGTGGTAAAAAAATATGAGCTCGATGGACTGGATATTGA CTGGGAGTATCCGAACCGTCAGGGAACCGGATGTAATACGATTAACGACAGTGATACTGCCAACCTCCTCTCGCTCCTTCAAGAGCTCCGGAAGGACCCTGTAGGAGCTAAGATGGTCCTATCAGCGGCTACCTCAATTCAACCCTGGAATGACACCAGCGGCACGCCCTCGACCAACTTGTCAGCCTTTGCACCAGTCTTCGATTTCATAACGATCATGAACTATGCTGTTTGGGGGACGACATCTGCATTTGCTGGACCCAACGCGCCCTTGAATGATACATGCGCTGCTCAAAATAATCGAGTTGGATCAGCCGTGTCTGCTGTCAAAGCATGGTCCGCTGTAGGTATTCCGCTGGATAAACTTGTCTTGGGTGTACCCTCGTATGGCCAGTCGTTTGTCGTAGACAGGAATGATGCTGGCTCTGCGACGGCGCTTGCATCATTTCCCAAGTTCAATGCAAAGGCTCAGCATGTCGGAGACAAGTGGGATTCTCCTGGCGGTCCGGACGTTTGTGGAAACTTAGTCGGTCCCTCTGGTACATACTCGTTCAAGGGACTTATGGATGCGGCGTATCTGAATAACGATGGATCTGCCAAGAACGGTATCTGGTTCAAGTACGATAATTGTAGTCAAACG CCATACGTATATGATCCACAGACCCAGACTCTTGTCTCGTTTGACAACGCCGACTCTTTTGCTGCGAAA GGAGACTTCATTAAATCTACTGGACTGAAAGGCTTCGCTATTTGGGAAGCCGCTGGGGACTACAATGACACTCTTCTGGACTCTATCC TTTTCTCCACTGCAAATGGGAATCCAAACAAACCTCAACCCAGCGGCGAGTCTCCAGGGTCAAGGACGCAAGGAAATTCAGCGATAGATCTTCACTCTAATAAACTTattctccttttcctcacGGTCGTTCCGACTGTTTTGCTCAAATTCATTGAACAGTCGTAG
- a CDS encoding uncharacterized protein (CAZy:AA3), with amino-acid sequence MPQLHAWLAFAVFLVSTCSGKIYNDISGIHAERYDFIIAGGGTGGLVIANRLSENPNVSVLVVEAGVSNEGVKEIQVPFFCTRASPQTLYDWNYTTVPQQALNSRALSYNRGHVLGGSSSTNFMIYTRGSSEDYDRIANITGDPGWSWDNLQPYILRNERLTPPADGHNTTGQVDPSIHGHNGINPDSLPGYPTPMDDRIIKATQELSAEFPYNVDYNSGAHLGIGWGIAAIFNGTRSSSATSYLGPQYAARRNLDVILNTRVTRVFMKRKAPNSPLRIDAVEVAATTQGLRKRIGVNKEAILSAGSIGSPQILMNSGIGNAAALEKLGIPSVVHNPSVGQNLSDHPIVGNIWVVNETRTWEEMTRNATKEAEYYELWRTKRQGPLVNTVTTQLGWHRVPDGSGIFGMNGSKDPAAGPNTAHFELVFANGFRGTPPPTGNYMTIATVVVAPSARGSVELTSSDPFSPPTINPNLLGTESDMSIMKYAIQAARRFASASAWNGYILEAYSGTNPTTDEEIDVFIRNNTRSIYHPVGTASMSAKDAGYGVVDPDLNVKGVDGLRVVDASVFPYIPSAHTHVPVYILAERGAQIIKDTWNL; translated from the exons ATGCCCCAGCTCCATGCGTGGTTGGCATTCGCTGTCTTCCTTGTCTCGACTTGTTCGGGCAAAATTTATAACGACATCTCAGGCATCCACGCCGAAAGATATGACTTCATCATCGCAGGAG GCGGCACAGGAGGATTGGTTATCGCAAACAGGCTAAGCGAGAACCCTAATGTGTCGGTCCTTGTCGTGGAAGCTGGTGTCTC AAACGAAGGTGTCAAAGAAATTCAAGTACCTTTCTTCTGTACGCGTGCGTCTCCTCAAACGCTGTACGACTGGAATTACAC AACCGTACCTCAGCAAGCTCTCAACTCGCGGGCACTGTCTTACAACCGAGGACATGTTTTGGGTGGAAGTAGTAGCACTA ATTTTATGATCTACACCAGAGGATCATCCGAAGATTACGACCGTATTGCCAACATCACCGGCGATCCAGGTTGGTCTTGGGACAATCTTCAACCGTATATTCTCAGA AATGAACGGCTTACACCACCTGCG GATGGCCATAACACGACCGGTCAAGTCGACCCTTCTATTCACGGCCATAATGGAATCAATCCCGACAGCCTTCCTGGTTACCCGACACCGATGGATGATAGGATCATCAAAGCCACTCAAGAACTTTCAGCCGAATTTCCGTATAACGTTGACTATAACAGCGGGGCGCATCTTGGCATTG GATGGGGCATCGCTGCCATCTTTAATGGAACTCGAAGCAGCTCAGCTACATCTTATCTGGGACCACAATACGCTGCGAGGCGGAATTTGGATGTGATCTTGAATACGCGGGTAACAAGAGTGTTTATGAAGCGGAAAGCTCCAAACTCTCCGTTACGGATTGATGCAGTAGAAGTTGCGGCTACCACGCAGG GTCTTAGGAAACGTATAGGGGTAAACAAGGAAGCGATACTTTCTGCAGGTTCTATCGGATCTCCTCAAATTCTCATGAACTCCGGAATCGGTAATGCCGCAGCTTTGGAGAAACTGGGGATTCCCAGCGTGGTTCATAACCCGTCAGTGGGGCAGAACTTGAGTGATCATCCGATTGTCGGCAATATTTGGGTCGTGAACGAAACGCGGACTTGGGAGGAAATGACCCGTAATGCGACCAAGGAAGCAGAGTATTACGAGCTTTGGCGTACGAAACGGCAGGGTCCGCTTGTGAATACTGTTACTACTCAGCTTGGGTGGCACAGAGTTCCGGATGGCTCCGGGATCTTTGGGATGAATGGCTCCAAGGATCCAGCTGCTGGGCCCAACACTGCACACTTTGAGCTTGTGTTTGCT AATGGTTTTAGAGGAACACCTCCCCCCACCGGGAACTATATGACTATTGCTACAGTTGTCGTAGCACCATCTGCGC GTGGTTCCGTCGAATTGACATCTAGCGACCCATTCTCTCCACCTACGATTAATCCCAATCTCTTAGGTACGGAGTCCGATATGTCCATCATGAAGTACGCTATCCAAGCTGCTCGGCGGTTTGCTTCTGCGTCTGCTTGGAATGGGTATATTCTTGAAGCTTATTCTGGTACGAACCCTACGACGGATGAAGAGATAGATGTTTTTATAAGGAATAATACGAGGTCGATATATCACCCTGTGGGGACCGCGTCGATGTCGGCCAAGGATGCGGGGTATGGGGTTGTAGATCCGGATTTGAATGTGAAGGGGGTTGATGGGTTGAGGGTTGTTGATGCTTCTGTCTTT cCTTATATTCCGTCTGCGCATACGCATGTACCGGTGTATATTTTGGCGGAAAGGGGGGCTCAAATAATCAAGGATACTTGGAATCTCTGA